A portion of the Paenibacillus marchantiae genome contains these proteins:
- a CDS encoding GNAT family N-acetyltransferase: MPLTLYDTPKGISLRLLTPQDTEAYLALIQITRHPYQAVEPIRDDEFYTLQAQTRRIQDRIQAAEEGTGYQFGIFTIDDGILIGQVSLNNVVQGVANYADMGYFIHPDYQGGGRMTAAVKLAVSYAFRALKLNRVQAAILLSNTGSKRVLEKNGFQAEGIARKYLKINGEYQDHQIYAVLAEDLGESLQ; encoded by the coding sequence ATGCCGCTTACACTATACGACACACCAAAAGGAATAAGTCTCCGTTTACTTACTCCACAAGATACAGAGGCGTATCTTGCTCTTATTCAAATTACACGTCATCCCTACCAAGCTGTAGAGCCTATCCGGGATGATGAATTCTATACGCTGCAGGCGCAAACCAGACGCATTCAGGATAGAATACAGGCGGCCGAAGAAGGAACAGGTTATCAATTCGGAATTTTTACAATCGACGATGGTATTCTGATCGGTCAGGTTAGCTTGAACAATGTCGTTCAGGGCGTTGCCAATTATGCAGACATGGGATACTTCATCCATCCAGATTACCAAGGCGGAGGACGAATGACCGCAGCCGTAAAACTCGCTGTATCCTACGCCTTCCGTGCCCTAAAGTTAAATCGTGTTCAGGCAGCCATTCTGTTGTCCAATACGGGTTCCAAACGTGTTCTCGAGAAGAACGGCTTTCAGGCTGAGGGCATTGCTCGTAAATATCTCAAGATTAACGGAGAGTATCAGGATCATCAGATCTACGCTGTGCTGGCCGAGGACTTGGGTGAATCTTTACAGTAA
- a CDS encoding small acid-soluble spore protein P, producing MSKPKTTPVPEAQANVQHRKPEKHSSMQEPLSGSKKVKNQNHVDHHNPQG from the coding sequence ATGAGTAAACCCAAAACAACACCTGTGCCTGAAGCTCAGGCTAATGTGCAGCACCGAAAACCTGAAAAGCATTCTTCCATGCAGGAACCGTTGTCCGGCTCCAAAAAAGTGAAAAACCAGAATCATGTAGATCATCACAATCCTCAAGGCTAA
- the tadA gene encoding tRNA adenosine(34) deaminase TadA yields the protein MKDDVLQPDLTHLSEEAHHEHWMREAIAEAYKAEALGEVPIGAVIVQHNRIIGRGYNLRETTLDSTAHAEMVAIRQASEAIGAWRLLDCSLYVTLEPCPMCAGAIVQSRVPRVIYGTADPKAGCAGTLMNLLQEPRFNHRTEVVADILQPECSTMLTQFFRRLRKK from the coding sequence ATGAAGGATGACGTTCTCCAACCTGATCTTACGCATCTCTCCGAGGAGGCTCATCACGAGCACTGGATGCGTGAAGCCATTGCTGAAGCGTACAAAGCAGAAGCACTCGGGGAAGTGCCGATCGGGGCTGTAATTGTTCAACATAATCGCATTATTGGTCGTGGATATAACCTGCGTGAGACGACACTTGATTCCACAGCACATGCGGAGATGGTAGCCATCCGGCAAGCCAGTGAAGCCATCGGTGCATGGCGACTGCTGGATTGCAGTCTGTACGTCACACTGGAACCATGCCCCATGTGTGCAGGTGCCATTGTGCAATCCAGAGTGCCTCGAGTCATATATGGTACCGCAGACCCCAAGGCCGGATGCGCAGGAACGCTGATGAATCTACTGCAGGAACCTCGTTTTAATCATCGAACCGAAGTGGTTGCTGACATTCTGCAACCAGAGTGCTCCACCATGCTGACTCAATTTTTCCGGCGTTTACGCAAAAAATAG
- a CDS encoding PAS domain S-box protein, with product MSIKTKLSMIMSCSVLVILVLNIALSYYTTEENLRQDSETKMVLTAKQIAIAVEQSQSSSEYVKRQIGNNLWLASVMAAGELDPNINNITNEDLVRMSEKVGVSHISLMEQTADDIVVTRSSDPKEIGLSTKSMTYWYQAFKQLFENHQVTISQGQKLDHFWSDGFEYSTSNPSDVDIWGYYHDGKRNYIINPFYNNAAVDDYVKISGPDEILNKIREVNSSILEITGINPLTFGSSNMSNDGRDTNHNKLNNRPIRFGTYQYGAAEEDHKAVVRAIRTGQNVSFVSETHEQKVLKSFIPIFTPNESSYVISIVMDYKQISSMVSEQLVSHASISLVLLEIVIFGSYLLAGYITRPIQSILGKVNDVADGHFDFRLKVRRKDELGQLANRINAMIRNLGHYTNRLKQMYEENRAVKEHLESIINQTADAIHITDLDGNVLRVNRAFEQLYGWRSREVEGRKLKIIPPGTEEEMEEQHAQLIEGMSITSNETTWMKKDGSRVEVSVSTAPVRDEAGEITALISVSRDITSRNRMEELLRRSEKLTTVGQLAAGVAHEIRNPLTTLRGFLQLQQETNKLNHRHLDLMLSELDRINLIVGEFLILAKPQAVHFQERDIRFILGDVISLLDSQAHLHGVEFVLNASSDSAMVHCEENQLKQVFINLLKNGMEAMPDGGNIRIKLNHDEENSRVRIEIKDEGTGIPEELMPKLGEPFFTSKESGTGLGLMVSQRIIQSHKGMMDIKSVMNKGTTVIIDLPASPQQTESIEEEHKTDNEPTDEEN from the coding sequence TTGTCTATTAAAACGAAATTATCCATGATTATGTCGTGCTCAGTGCTCGTCATTTTAGTTTTAAATATAGCACTGAGTTATTATACTACAGAAGAGAATTTAAGGCAGGACAGCGAAACCAAGATGGTGCTTACGGCCAAACAGATTGCAATCGCTGTCGAACAGAGTCAGTCCAGTTCAGAATATGTAAAACGACAAATTGGGAACAATCTATGGCTGGCCTCAGTAATGGCAGCGGGAGAACTGGACCCGAATATTAATAATATCACAAATGAAGACCTGGTTCGCATGAGCGAGAAAGTTGGTGTCTCCCACATTTCATTGATGGAGCAAACGGCTGATGATATTGTGGTTACCCGGTCTTCCGATCCAAAGGAGATTGGATTGTCTACCAAATCCATGACGTACTGGTATCAGGCATTTAAACAGCTGTTCGAAAACCATCAGGTTACGATTTCACAGGGACAGAAATTGGACCATTTTTGGTCGGATGGATTCGAATACTCTACATCCAATCCGTCAGATGTTGATATCTGGGGTTACTATCATGATGGGAAGAGGAATTACATAATCAATCCCTTCTATAATAATGCCGCTGTTGACGACTATGTGAAGATCTCTGGTCCAGACGAGATTTTGAATAAGATTCGTGAAGTGAATTCATCGATTCTGGAGATTACAGGTATCAATCCATTGACCTTCGGTAGCTCGAACATGAGCAATGACGGAAGGGATACGAACCACAACAAGTTGAATAACAGGCCTATTCGTTTCGGTACATATCAATATGGTGCCGCAGAAGAGGATCACAAGGCGGTTGTACGGGCAATTCGTACTGGGCAGAATGTATCTTTTGTCAGTGAAACTCATGAACAGAAGGTGCTCAAAAGTTTCATTCCGATATTTACCCCCAATGAATCATCTTATGTGATTAGTATTGTCATGGACTATAAGCAAATATCCTCTATGGTATCGGAACAACTGGTTAGCCATGCCTCGATTTCGCTTGTGTTGCTGGAGATTGTGATCTTTGGTAGCTATTTGCTTGCGGGTTACATTACGCGCCCTATTCAATCTATTCTGGGCAAAGTGAATGATGTGGCTGATGGCCATTTTGATTTCCGTCTAAAAGTGAGAAGGAAAGACGAATTGGGCCAATTAGCGAATCGCATTAATGCGATGATTCGTAATTTGGGCCATTATACGAATCGTCTGAAACAGATGTATGAAGAAAATCGTGCGGTAAAAGAGCATTTGGAATCGATTATTAACCAAACGGCAGATGCGATTCATATTACGGATCTGGATGGAAATGTACTGCGGGTAAACCGTGCCTTTGAGCAGTTGTATGGCTGGCGCAGTCGTGAAGTTGAAGGACGTAAATTGAAAATTATCCCTCCTGGTACTGAAGAGGAGATGGAAGAGCAGCATGCCCAGTTGATTGAGGGCATGTCAATTACGTCTAATGAAACGACATGGATGAAGAAGGATGGTAGCCGTGTTGAAGTCAGCGTGAGTACAGCACCAGTCCGGGATGAAGCAGGAGAGATTACAGCACTGATCAGCGTATCAAGAGATATTACCAGCCGTAATCGTATGGAGGAACTGCTCAGACGTTCCGAGAAACTGACGACGGTTGGTCAGCTGGCAGCCGGGGTTGCGCATGAGATTCGTAATCCGCTTACGACCTTGCGTGGGTTTCTTCAGCTCCAACAAGAGACGAACAAGCTTAATCATCGTCACCTGGATTTGATGCTGTCAGAGTTGGATCGAATTAATCTTATTGTGGGTGAGTTTCTGATACTGGCCAAACCACAAGCGGTTCATTTTCAAGAACGGGATATTCGCTTCATTCTGGGAGATGTTATATCATTGCTGGATAGTCAGGCGCATCTGCATGGTGTGGAATTTGTATTGAATGCTTCATCGGATTCAGCTATGGTACACTGTGAAGAGAACCAGTTGAAGCAGGTCTTCATTAACTTGCTGAAGAACGGCATGGAGGCCATGCCAGACGGAGGTAATATTCGAATTAAACTCAATCATGACGAAGAGAATAGTCGGGTTCGGATTGAAATTAAGGATGAAGGCACTGGAATTCCAGAAGAACTGATGCCTAAGCTGGGGGAACCATTCTTCACAAGCAAGGAATCGGGAACAGGGCTTGGCCTGATGGTCAGCCAGCGCATTATTCAATCACATAAGGGCATGATGGATATCAAAAGCGTCATGAACAAGGGAACGACCGTCATTATCGATCTGCCTGCCTCCCCACAGCAAACGGAGAGTATAGAGGAAGAGCATAAGACGGACAATGAACCTACAGACGAAGAGAACTAG
- a CDS encoding S-layer homology domain-containing protein, which translates to MTLALNKLNIQRASSLLHVPTEQLDLQINIDVLSNDELSDLKQSLPAGLKMLVQPLRFNVQWVAGDQTLKLDQEELKNVTRVIHLGTTDLDPQTATALGFNEETRTYSYVPAYYVQNKGQWEVRIRDMQYSTYVIASNEQIDTSDNDSSINSIQYMQNKQLLALNQFKTDGPITRGEVAQLLVSALGANGIASKNTSFRDVTEEQSYAATAAHLGLVKGYDDGTFRADRQVTREELAIMVYRAIQYTGGVSVANSSAVTSYLDHESISPWATAQVQALTSLNLLQDTFGTTFEPKKAVTTDEALMILVRTLRSIEYVN; encoded by the coding sequence ATGACGTTAGCTTTGAACAAATTAAATATTCAACGCGCATCTTCTCTACTGCATGTGCCAACCGAACAGCTTGATCTCCAGATCAACATTGATGTCCTGTCCAACGATGAGTTGTCTGACCTAAAACAATCGCTACCGGCTGGCCTAAAAATGTTGGTACAGCCTTTACGTTTCAATGTACAATGGGTGGCTGGCGACCAAACGCTCAAGCTGGATCAAGAAGAATTAAAAAATGTGACTCGGGTGATCCACCTTGGTACTACAGATCTTGACCCACAAACAGCAACCGCACTCGGGTTCAATGAAGAAACGCGGACATATTCCTACGTGCCAGCCTATTACGTCCAAAATAAAGGGCAATGGGAGGTAAGAATACGAGATATGCAATACAGCACTTATGTTATTGCTTCAAATGAACAGATAGATACTTCAGACAATGATTCATCGATAAACAGCATCCAATACATGCAGAATAAACAATTGCTTGCTTTGAACCAATTCAAGACCGATGGACCCATCACACGCGGAGAGGTTGCCCAATTATTAGTTTCTGCCTTAGGGGCAAACGGAATCGCATCTAAGAATACCTCTTTCCGGGATGTGACTGAGGAACAGTCGTATGCGGCAACCGCTGCACACCTTGGACTTGTTAAAGGCTATGATGATGGAACATTCCGTGCCGATCGCCAGGTCACGCGGGAAGAGCTAGCAATCATGGTCTATCGGGCAATTCAGTATACAGGAGGAGTTTCTGTCGCTAATAGCTCAGCTGTGACATCCTATCTGGACCATGAATCTATCTCTCCTTGGGCCACAGCCCAAGTCCAGGCTCTGACATCGCTCAATTTGCTTCAAGATACATTCGGGACCACCTTCGAACCTAAAAAAGCAGTAACCACAGACGAA